TGGCCGAAACGCTGAAATCCTTGACGCTGGTCAGGGGCAGGCCGCTTATGGGGGAGGTGCTGCCCACATCCTTGTCCTTCACCACCAGGTAGGTGCCGTCAGCCGTGGTTCCGGAAATGACGTAGCCCAGGACCTGGTCGATGCTGCCGGCGGCGTAGTCCGAGTTGACCTTGACCTGCACGCCGTTGATGGTGCCGCCGCAGGAGCCGTGACCGGCGTCCGCCGCCGCCTGGGTGCAGATTTCGTAGGTGGCGATGGCGTCCATGTCGTGGTCCGCCCCCTGCTCCACGTCCTCGAAGTTGATCCGGAACTTGGCGTAGATGATGTCGTTGCTGGTGTCGTATTTCAGGTCATCGATGTAGAAATCCACCAGCGCATTGGTTGGGCAATAGGCGGTGGGCTGGCAACTGGAAAGGGTCAGGCCGTCGGCGCCGATGCTGGCGGTGCACTTGTCCCAGCAGTTCTCCTTGATGCTGTAGCTTCCACTGACCGATTTTCCCACCGGCACCACGTTGATGTACTTGCCGCCTGCCTTGATCTTGATGTCGGCAAAGGGAGAGGAGAGGGCGATGACGAAGGTGTTGACCGCCGGTTTGCCGGTCTTTTCCGTGAACTTGGACTTGCCGTAGTAGGCCACGGCTGCCGCGTAGTAGGAGCCCTTCTTGGTCGGCTCCTCGGGGCAGGTACCCCGCACCAGGGTAAGGTTGCCCACGCTTTTCGCGGAGCAGATGAAGTCGGTGCTGCCGTTGCTTTCGCCGATGAACCAGTTGTTGCCGTCGACCCCTTCGGTGGCGCTGATGGTTTCCAGCAACTGGTTGAGCAGTGATTTTCCGCCGCTCTGCACCCCCAGGCCCAGTTGCGGGGAGGCGGCATCTTCTGTGAAAAAGCTTCCGTCCGGTTTTGCGTACGAGCTGCCCGGAATCTGATCGGAATCGTAGCTGGTGTTGACGTCGGAGAGCACCAGCAGGAAGGGCTGGGCGCAACTGGGGAAGATGTCGTAGGGCTGGTACCAGGTGCTTCCCTTGTTGTAGCCCCAGGCCGGCTTGCTCAGGTTCACCCCGGAGTCAGCCGGCGTGGAATAGGTGAATTCCGCAGTCGGCGTCCCCTTGCCGGCAAAGTAGCGCAGCGATTCGTACATCATCTCGGCGATGGGGTTGCCCCACATCTTGCATTCGCCTTCATTGATGCCGCGCGTGGTGATCCAGCCGCAGTTGGAGTAGGAGCGGTTCGTGTAGCTGTAATCGATCAGCTTCATCCGGTCCATGCTGATGATCAGGTTGCCCTTGTCGCTCTCCGAGGTCTGCAGGCCGCCGTTGTTCATGTTCACTTCATCGGACACCGGCCCCGGATTCTTGCGCAGCACGCCGCCGGAGAGGTTCTTGGTGTAGGAGGTGGTCATGAAACCGAAGTACATGTCCGCCTTGTCGAAGCAGAGTCCCTCGCCGCTGCCGCAGTCGCTGTCGTTACCGCAGGGCTTGCCCATGGTCTTGGAGCAGACCTTGGTGACGCCGGTGCCGTCGGTCTTGTACTCACCGTACTTCTGGAACAGGCCGATGGGGCGATAGGTGGTGCCGTACAGCCGGCAGCGTTCGAACTTGTTGTCCTCCGACAGGGTGCCGACTCCCGATTTGCAGACCTCAACCTGCATGGTGTAGTCAGTGCGGTTGGTGACGGCGCTGGTGCCGTCGCTGAAGGTGTCGCCACAGACCGGTGACTCCTTGGAGGCCCATTCCCAGATCCGCTTGGTGGAGTTGGGGATAATCCGTACCAGGGTGGTGGCCTGGGGAGAGCTGGTCGGTTCGCCGCTGGCGAGGGTGGTGTTGCAGATCAGGTGACGGCCGGGGGCGGCGGCACCGGCATCGGCCTTGGGAACGCCGTTGGTGATGAAGTCCTCGCTTTTCAGGGTGCAGTCGTTGGTGCCGACCACGATGTTGGGGGCGCGGACATCGAGCGTGGGGCTGGTGGTTCTGTCGCCGAAGACGGTCCAGGAGGCAGCGCCGGGTTTCTTGAACCAGACCTTGACCCCGTCGCCGCCGTTGGATTCGAGGCCGCGGACGATCAGCCGGTACCAGGTCTTTTGCGCCAGGTTGATGGTGCCGCTGTGGGTCTGGCAGGAGCATTGGGCGTGACTGCCGTAGTAACTGATCTGGTCGGCGCCGCTCGTGGTCTGCACGATGTTGTTGTTGGCGATGTTGCGGACTTCCATCTCCACGCCGTCATCGCCGTCAATGGCGAACTGCCAGCCGCCGTTTTCACTGTTGCCGACGTAGAATTCCGCCACCACCACGGTGGCGCAGTCATCACAGTGGTCAGTGGCCGGATTGAGGGCAGCATCGTCGAAGTTGGTGACGAAGACCGGGTTAAAGCCGCTTTTGAACTGAGTCGTGTCGATGGACGCCATGATGTCGGCATGGTCGCTGCCGTAGCTGCCGCTGGAGGGGTAGCGCACAACCAGCATCTTGTCCTTGCCGGGTTGGTTGTTCCCCCCCCAGGAGATGGTCGCCGTGGTGCAGGGGGCGCCGGCGGTGGGGGCGGCGCTGCCCAGCAGGTTGATCGACTTGTCGGTGCAGGCGTAGCCGCTGTCGCAATCGGCGTTGGTCAGGCACTGGGTCTTGTAGGCGCCGGTGGTGCTGTTGTAGCAGAGCCTGCCGGTATACTCCTTGCCCCAGCTGTGGGCGTCCTGGGGAATGTAGGCCCGGTTGAGCACGTTCTTGGGGCTTTCCTGGGAGCGCTGGCCGCCGTACATCACCTTGCGCAGCACATCCATCCGCGACATGGTGATCCAGTTGAGCAGGTTGCCGCTGATCTGGCCGCTGCTGCAGAAACGGTCGGTATTCGTGGCCACCGGCGTGTAAAGGTCGTTGCTGCCGGAACCGCCGGAATGGGTATAGCATTTGTAGGGATTGAAGTAGCCGTAGTACTCGATGGAGTGATCGTAGGTCCTGTCGATCCTGCCGTCGCCGTCGAGGTCAACCCCGTCGTTGTAGGCTTCGTAGTACAGCTTGTGATCCCGGCCGATTTCGAACATTACCATCGGGGGAACCGGCTGGGAGATGAACGGTGGCCTGACGCAGTAGTCGTTCATGGTTGCCCCGTGGACGGACATGACGGGCAGCAGGCAGGCGGCACACCCCGCCGTGACGACTCCCAACAGCTTGAACAGAGCTCGCGCACTCATGACGTCACCTCTCCACCTCAATTTCATAGACCATCCTGCCCCGCGTTTTCAGATGTACCTTCTTGCCGGTGGAAACGTCGGAAAGCCGCCCTTTTCGTTGGTAGAAGGCACCGTTCGCTTCCCGTACGATCAGCACAACCGTCACCTCCGGCCGTAACTGGTAGGCCTCGTCTCCGATGGTGATCTGGTTGTTGCCGATGGAGGCGACAACGCCGCTCTGGTAGACGTGCCGGGTCGTGGCGGCGTTTGCCGGTGCGGCGTCCATGATCAGCAGGGAGGCCAGTGCAAGGATCACGATACGCATGGAGATGCTCCTGTACAGTGTCATGGGGTGGTGCTCGTTTCCGGCGGAACCGTCGGACGCAGCTGTCCTGCGTCGACGATTACTCCCTGCATCAGCAGTTTTTTTGCGTAGTCGACGTAGATGATCCCCTCCCTGCCGTCACGTTCAGCCACAACCTCGAACAGGCCGGCAACCGGTGAGTGCCGCACCGTCTTCACGGTCAGGTTCAACGGTTTGATCAGTGCGGCAGCCTCTTGGCTGCTCAGTGTGTGGCAGGTCGTACAGTCGTGGCCCGCCGGGACCCGCTGGGCTCCGGCGGGGGGAGGGGACGCAAGGGCGGCTGTTGCCACGACCAGCAGGGCCGGCAGGAAGAGGCGGAATCGGTCAGGGAGACTTCCGGGCATATGCATCAACTCCTGTGGTGTCCGGCGGCGCAGGCGTCATCCAGCTTGGGTGAGCCGCTGGGCGTGTTGTGTCTGCACGAGCTGGTCTGTTTTGTGTATGCACAGGATGTGCCGGAGGGATGGCGTGTTTAATGTGTTGATATTGTGTGGGTATTTCGGATTGCTGTGAATTGGTATGCAAAGTTTGCATACTTGTGCCCGGAAGGATCGGGCTGCACCGCAACTTTTGCGCTGTCGCTGGCCGCCCAGCGTGGGTACCTCAGGGCACGTAGACCCGGGGAACCCGCTTGCTGATGCCGCACAGGATTTCGTACGGGATGGTGCCGGCACGGCTGGCCAGCTCCTCCGCCAGGATGCTGTTCCCCTGGCGGTCCTCCCCCATCAGTACCACTTCGTCGCCGACGCTGACACCGGGGATGTCGGTCACATCCAGCATGATCCAGTCCATGCAGACCGTGCCGGTGACCGTTGCCCGCTCCCCCCGTACCAGTGCCTCACCCTTGTTGGTCAGTGCCCGCGGATAACCGTCGGCATAGCCCACCGGCACGCTGGCGACCAGCGTCCGGCGAGGGGCGGTGAAACGGCGACCGTAGCTGATGCTGGTGCCCGGCTCCACCCATTTCAGCATGGCGATTTTGCTTTTCAGGCGCATCACCGGCCGCAGGGAAAGGCGCCCCCGGAAGTCGTCGGAAGGCAGGGCGCCGTAGAGGGCGATGCCGGGTCGCACCAGGTTGCAGAAGGGATAATCCTTGAGCAGAGCACCGGCACTGTTGGCGATGTGCAGGTAGCGGGGAGAAAATTTCGCCCGCCGGATCTGCTGCACCACCCATTCGAACCGTTCCGCCTGGAGGCGGGTAAAGTACTGGCCCGATTCGTCCAGTTCGTCGGCAGAGGCGAAGTGCGACACCACCCCCTCGAGATAGAGGTTGGGCAGCAGTTTCAGCGAGTCCAGCAAGGCCGGCACCTGGTCGTAGGAAATACCCAGCCGTCCCATGCCGGTGTCCACCTTCAGGTGCACCAGCGCCTTGCGGTAGAGTCGGCCTGCGGCGGTGTCCAGGGCCCGGGCCTGTTCCAGAGAGAAGACCGTGGTGGAGATGTTGAAGCCGACGCACTTCTTTTCCTGGCCGGGGTAAATACCCCCCAGCAGCAGGATCGGTTTATCAATGCCGCTCTTGCGCAGCTGGATCGCCTCGGCCAGGAAGGCGACACCAAAGGCATCCACACCTTGGCGTTCCAGCTCCCGGCAGATTTCCAGAAAGCCGTGTCCGTAGGCGTCGGCCTTGACAACGGCCAGGATGGCGGCGCGGGCGGGAACCGATGCCCGGATGGTGGCGTAGTTTTCCCGCAGGGCGGCAAGACTGATCTCGGCAAAGGTGGGGCGGCTGTCAAACACGAGCTGACTCCTGAGCAGTCCGTAGTGGTTACGGAAACCTACCATGCCGGGGAAGGGCTGTAAAGCTGTTGACGGAAGCAGACGTTTCCAGTATGGTTCTCCCAGAGATGCAAGCCCTGGGGGAGCCGTTTCCGGCTGAGACAGCATGCTGCTGAACCCCTCGTACCTGAACCGGATAATGCCGGCGGAGGAAAGTGGCTGCGGCGCCCGAGGCGTCACCTTTTCACCGCCCTGCTTCCCTGCAGAGCGGTTTTTTGTTTTCAGCGGAGAACGCCTGATGTCAACGTCGCACCTGAGATTGGTGGTCAACACGGAACGACAGCCCGGCGGTACGGCCATCGCCGGGGTCTACCTGGTTACGGACCGGCACCCGAACCTGTTGCCCCGGGTGGAGCAGGCTCTTGCCGGTGGTGTTTCCGTGCTGCAGTACCGTCCCAAGGAGAAGCCACGGGAGGAGACGTTAGCGGAGGGGCGGGCGCTGAAAGAACTGTGCGCTGCCCGGAAGGTTCTCTTTATCGTCAACGATGATGCCGCTCTGGCACAGGAGCTTGATGCCGACGGTGTCCACCTGGGGCAGGAGGACGGCAGTCCGGTGGCCGCCCGGCAGCTCCTTGGGCCGGGCAAGCTGGTGGGAGTTTCCACCCACACCGTTGAGGAGGCACTGCGTGCCGAGGCCGACGGTGCCGACTATCTGGGGTTCGGTGCCATGTATCCCACCGGCAGCAAGGAGGTCACCCGGATGCCGGGCACCAGCGGTCTGGCCGCCGTGCGGGAGCGGGTACGACTGCCGATCGTGGCCATCGGCGGCATCACTCCGGCCAATGCCTGCCGGGTGATCGACGCCGGTGCCAACGCGGTGGCGGTAATCTCGGCGGTACTTTCCGCACCACGGCCCGACTATGCGGTGGCTGAGCTGCGCCTGTTGTTCAACAGGATTGCCCCCCTTCCCCGCGGCGGCGTGCTGACCGTGGCCGGCAGCGACTCCGGCGGTGGTGCCGGCATCCAGGCCGACCTCAAGACCATTACCCTGCTGGGCAGTTACGGCGCCAGCGTGCTGACCGCGCTCACCGCCCAGAATACGCGCGGCGTCAGTGCGGTACACGGCCTGCCTCCCAGCTTTGTCCGTGAGCAACTGGCGGCGGTGCTGTCCGACCTGCCCATTGATGTGATCAAAACCGGCATGCTGCACACGCCGGCCATCATTGAGCTGCTGGCCGAGTATCTCGCCGAACAGTCCCGGCTCTTTCCGCTGGTGGTGGACCCGGTGATGGTAGCAAAGGGCGGAGCGCATCTGTTGGAGCCGGATGCGGTACAGAGTTTCGTCCGGGAGCTGGTTCCCCGCTCCTACCTTTTGACCCCCAACCTGCCGGAAGCGGAACGGCTGCTTTCCCGGCGCATCCAGACCGAAGGGGAGATGGAGCAGGCCGCCCGCGACCTTCACGCCCTGGGGGCCGCCAACGTGCTGGTCAAGGGGGGACACTTGGCCGCCGGCGCGGCGGTGGATATTCTTTTCGACGGTACCAGCGTGCACCGTTTCAGTGCCGAACGGATTTTTACCAGCGCCACCCACGGCACCGGCTGCACCTTCGCATCGGCCATCGCCACCTTTCTGGCCCGCGGCGAACCCCTCGTCGAAGCGGTCCACCGGGCGAAGACATTCATCAGCCAGGCCATCCGCCTGGCCCGTCCCCTGGGCAAGGGACACGGGCCGGTAAATCACTATCTTGCAGCAAAGGAATCAGACCAATGACCCAACTGGAATACGCCCGCAAGGGGATCATCACCGAAAAAATGAAGACCGCAGCGGCTGCCGAAGGGGTTGACGCCGAGTTCATCCGGGCCGGTATCGCCAAGGGAACCGTCATCATCTGCCACAACGACAAGACTCACCAGCACGGCGTACCGCTGCCGGTGGGGGCCGGCCTGCGCACCAAGGTCAACGCCAACATCGGCACCTCCGCCGACGACACCGACATCACCAAGGAGCTGGAAAAGGCACGGGTGGCGGTGAAATACGGGGCCGACGCCATCATGGATCTTTCCACCGGCGGCCCGGTGGACGAGATCCGGCGGGCCATCGTGGCCGAAACCACGGCCTGCATCGGTTCGGTGCCGCTCTACCAGGCAGCCACCGACACGGTGCGGATTCACAAGAAGGCCATGGTGGAGATGACCGTTGACGACATCTTCAAGGGGATCATCAAGCATGCCGACGACGGGGTGGACTTCATCACCGTCCATTGCGGCGTCACCCGTTCCACGGTGGAGCGGATGAAGAACGAAGGGCGGATCATGGATGTGGTCTCCCGCGGCGGCGCCTTCACCATCGAGTGGATGCTGCACAACAACCGGGAAAATCCGCTGTTCGAGAACTTCGACCGCCTGCTGGAGATCGTGAAGGAGTACGACATCACCCTCTCCCTGGGGGATGGCTTCCGTCCCGGCTGCCTGGCCGACGCCACCGACCGGGCCCAGATTCATGAGCTGATCATCCTGGGGGAGTTGACCCAGCGGGCCTGGGATGCCGGGGTGCAGGTGATGATCGAAGGGCCGGGCCATGTGCCGCTGAACCAGATCCAGACCAATATCCAGCTGCAGAAGCGGCTCTGCCACGGTGCGCCGTTCTATGTACTGGGGCCGCTGGTCACCGACATCGCGCCGGGGTACGACCATATCACCTGCGCCATCGGCGGCGCCATTGCCGGAGCTGCCGGCGCCGACTTCCTCTGCTACGTCACTCCCTCCGAGCACCTGGCTTTGCCGGAGATCGAGGATGTGCGCGTCGGCGTGGTGGCGTCCCGCATCGCCGCCCATGCCGCCGACGTGGCCAAGGGGGTACCGGGGGCCATGGACAAGGATATCGCCATGGCCCGGGCACGGAAAAAGCTGGACTGGGACGGGCAGTTCGCCCAGGCCCTGGACCCGGACCGGGCGCGGGAGTACCGGGCCAATTCGCCGGTGTCCGACCACGGTGCCTGCACCATGTGCGGGGCGTTTTGCGCGTATAAGGTGATGGATGAAGCGCTGAAGAAGTAGAGAGAAGCACCATGGCATGCGGATAATGCGGATTAAGCGGATTTACGCAGATTTTTATCCCGTTGTATAGGCTTGAAATCCGCGGGAATCCGCAAAAAACAGATGTTATCCGCGTGCCATCGCCTTTGACGTTTCTTTTTTCATTACGCTTTGTCCTGCTGGGGAGTATCAGATATGGGTGACACCACTCGATTCGGCATCTCGATCGACAGCGACCTGCTGGAGAGTTTCGACCGCCTGCTGATCCGCAAGGGGTATCAGAACCGTTCCGAGGCGATCCGCGACCTGATCCGCGCCGCCATTGTGGAGGAAAAGCAGGAGAGCGGGGACGAGGAGATGGTGGGCACCGTCACCCTGGTTTACAACCATCACGTCCGCGACCTGTCCGACAAGCTGACCGAGCACCAGCATCAGCACCACCATCAGGTGGTGTCCGCCCTGCACGTTCACCTGGATGCCCACAACTGCCTGGAAGTTCTGATTCTGCGCGGCACCTCCGCAGCGATCACCCGTATCGCCGACGAACTGATCGGCGTCAAGGGGGTCAAGCATGGCAGGCTGTTCATGACCACGGCCAACGCCGAACATCACCACTGATTTCATTCCGCTTTCAGTGCGCGGCGTTCACTCCGCTCCGTGCGCCGCCCTCCCTGGTATCCGCCCGTCCCTATGACATACGAAACGAAAACGGCCGGTCCCGTGAGGGACCGGCCGTCCGGTTGAGCGAAGCCAGTGGGATTCTATTCGTTCCAGCCTTCGGGATGCACGTCGCCGATCTGCTCCCAGTGCTCGGGAGAGCGCCAGAGGGAGGAGAGAATCAGTTCCCGGGTATGCAGGAACTCCTTGGGCAGCCGGTCGTACATCTTGATAAACAGCTCTTCGTGGGAAAGGACTTCCTGCTGCCAGACGTCCCGGTCAACGGACATCAGTTCGTTGTACTTCTCGCGGTTCATCTCCAGCCCTTCCCAGTCCATGTCCTCGAACCGGGGCATCCACCCCAGGGGGGATTCGACGGAACCGGCCTTGCCCTGCACCCGCTCCACGATCCACTTGAGCACCCGCATGTTCTCGCCATAACCGGGCCAGATGAACTTTCCGTTGGCATCCTTGCGGAACCAGT
The window above is part of the Trichlorobacter ammonificans genome. Proteins encoded here:
- a CDS encoding disulfide isomerase DsbC N-terminal domain-containing protein, with translation MPGSLPDRFRLFLPALLVVATAALASPPPAGAQRVPAGHDCTTCHTLSSQEAAALIKPLNLTVKTVRHSPVAGLFEVVAERDGREGIIYVDYAKKLLMQGVIVDAGQLRPTVPPETSTTP
- the nikR gene encoding nickel-responsive transcriptional regulator NikR, yielding MGDTTRFGISIDSDLLESFDRLLIRKGYQNRSEAIRDLIRAAIVEEKQESGDEEMVGTVTLVYNHHVRDLSDKLTEHQHQHHHQVVSALHVHLDAHNCLEVLILRGTSAAITRIADELIGVKGVKHGRLFMTTANAEHHH
- the alr gene encoding alanine racemase, producing the protein MVGFRNHYGLLRSQLVFDSRPTFAEISLAALRENYATIRASVPARAAILAVVKADAYGHGFLEICRELERQGVDAFGVAFLAEAIQLRKSGIDKPILLLGGIYPGQEKKCVGFNISTTVFSLEQARALDTAAGRLYRKALVHLKVDTGMGRLGISYDQVPALLDSLKLLPNLYLEGVVSHFASADELDESGQYFTRLQAERFEWVVQQIRRAKFSPRYLHIANSAGALLKDYPFCNLVRPGIALYGALPSDDFRGRLSLRPVMRLKSKIAMLKWVEPGTSISYGRRFTAPRRTLVASVPVGYADGYPRALTNKGEALVRGERATVTGTVCMDWIMLDVTDIPGVSVGDEVVLMGEDRQGNSILAEELASRAGTIPYEILCGISKRVPRVYVP
- a CDS encoding pilus assembly protein — encoded protein: MSARALFKLLGVVTAGCAACLLPVMSVHGATMNDYCVRPPFISQPVPPMVMFEIGRDHKLYYEAYNDGVDLDGDGRIDRTYDHSIEYYGYFNPYKCYTHSGGSGSNDLYTPVATNTDRFCSSGQISGNLLNWITMSRMDVLRKVMYGGQRSQESPKNVLNRAYIPQDAHSWGKEYTGRLCYNSTTGAYKTQCLTNADCDSGYACTDKSINLLGSAAPTAGAPCTTATISWGGNNQPGKDKMLVVRYPSSGSYGSDHADIMASIDTTQFKSGFNPVFVTNFDDAALNPATDHCDDCATVVVAEFYVGNSENGGWQFAIDGDDGVEMEVRNIANNNIVQTTSGADQISYYGSHAQCSCQTHSGTINLAQKTWYRLIVRGLESNGGDGVKVWFKKPGAASWTVFGDRTTSPTLDVRAPNIVVGTNDCTLKSEDFITNGVPKADAGAAAPGRHLICNTTLASGEPTSSPQATTLVRIIPNSTKRIWEWASKESPVCGDTFSDGTSAVTNRTDYTMQVEVCKSGVGTLSEDNKFERCRLYGTTYRPIGLFQKYGEYKTDGTGVTKVCSKTMGKPCGNDSDCGSGEGLCFDKADMYFGFMTTSYTKNLSGGVLRKNPGPVSDEVNMNNGGLQTSESDKGNLIISMDRMKLIDYSYTNRSYSNCGWITTRGINEGECKMWGNPIAEMMYESLRYFAGKGTPTAEFTYSTPADSGVNLSKPAWGYNKGSTWYQPYDIFPSCAQPFLLVLSDVNTSYDSDQIPGSSYAKPDGSFFTEDAASPQLGLGVQSGGKSLLNQLLETISATEGVDGNNWFIGESNGSTDFICSAKSVGNLTLVRGTCPEEPTKKGSYYAAAVAYYGKSKFTEKTGKPAVNTFVIALSSPFADIKIKAGGKYINVVPVGKSVSGSYSIKENCWDKCTASIGADGLTLSSCQPTAYCPTNALVDFYIDDLKYDTSNDIIYAKFRINFEDVEQGADHDMDAIATYEICTQAAADAGHGSCGGTINGVQVKVNSDYAAGSIDQVLGYVISGTTADGTYLVVKDKDVGSTSPISGLPLTSVKDFSVSATPAAGYLKNPLWYAAKWGGYTGSGVPDTAAKWDKDGDGLPDNYFPVSNPLELDSQLEKALNEILARVASGTAASILNNSEGSGANLLQAVFYPKKQFDNNTEVGWIGEMQNLWYYIDPFLNKTSIREDTVQDNVLNLQQDYVTQFYFDPAQSKTLVRRFSDANGDGLADSATPVDTISPDDVKSLWKAGRLLWERNLTTAPRTIFTGYGSTAGTTPQKFSNLEVDGYFNTWPGVWAAMQTGDEATTTKVISYVHGTDQAGFRDRKVTISGCGLTDAAGCTREWKLGDIVSSTPKLVSNVKLNTYDLAPPNGYNDASYLAFSKTPTYQNRGMALVGGNDGMLHAFKLGVLHERTDHYSKAQMNDETGNLANAADQLGKELWSFIPKNALPYLRYLTCKKGGGDATYCANLDYDHIFLVDRTPTIVDASIMIPADTTKCTVATDYSTCEKLADGSTWSTILIGGMGYGGASRTSADGCTAGSAGTCIKAPITNYGLSSYFALDVKDPVNPKYLWEFEGNPAAGHYLGAAITGPAIVRVGTKKADGVTPDHARNGKWFAVFASGPTGPIDTTKHQFLGTSNQNLKLFILDLKTGTLLRTIDTGIANAFAGTLSSAVIDTDRSKSGDNGYYSDDAVYIGYTAKNTAVAPNTWTKGGILRLVTKDNPDPAQWTVSTVINDIGPVTTTVTKLQDRPNKTLWLYFGTGRYFYKNDDPALSVQQRLYGIKEPCYSTANRADHTPQANVAGGTDNDIAPTCTDAVSGTIVNQSGDASTAPADTLSATAPGWYINLDAADSATLAERVITDPVALPNGNVFFTTFKPSSDICKFGGDTLIWALRYNTGGVPPARTMQGTALMQVSTGAFAEVKLATAFSNPGNLRLQGRRLATPIQGVPPTAQGLSLITNPKPVKKYLHIREK
- the thiD gene encoding bifunctional hydroxymethylpyrimidine kinase/phosphomethylpyrimidine kinase, which translates into the protein MMSTSHLRLVVNTERQPGGTAIAGVYLVTDRHPNLLPRVEQALAGGVSVLQYRPKEKPREETLAEGRALKELCAARKVLFIVNDDAALAQELDADGVHLGQEDGSPVAARQLLGPGKLVGVSTHTVEEALRAEADGADYLGFGAMYPTGSKEVTRMPGTSGLAAVRERVRLPIVAIGGITPANACRVIDAGANAVAVISAVLSAPRPDYAVAELRLLFNRIAPLPRGGVLTVAGSDSGGGAGIQADLKTITLLGSYGASVLTALTAQNTRGVSAVHGLPPSFVREQLAAVLSDLPIDVIKTGMLHTPAIIELLAEYLAEQSRLFPLVVDPVMVAKGGAHLLEPDAVQSFVRELVPRSYLLTPNLPEAERLLSRRIQTEGEMEQAARDLHALGAANVLVKGGHLAAGAAVDILFDGTSVHRFSAERIFTSATHGTGCTFASAIATFLARGEPLVEAVHRAKTFISQAIRLARPLGKGHGPVNHYLAAKESDQ
- the thiC gene encoding phosphomethylpyrimidine synthase ThiC encodes the protein MTQLEYARKGIITEKMKTAAAAEGVDAEFIRAGIAKGTVIICHNDKTHQHGVPLPVGAGLRTKVNANIGTSADDTDITKELEKARVAVKYGADAIMDLSTGGPVDEIRRAIVAETTACIGSVPLYQAATDTVRIHKKAMVEMTVDDIFKGIIKHADDGVDFITVHCGVTRSTVERMKNEGRIMDVVSRGGAFTIEWMLHNNRENPLFENFDRLLEIVKEYDITLSLGDGFRPGCLADATDRAQIHELIILGELTQRAWDAGVQVMIEGPGHVPLNQIQTNIQLQKRLCHGAPFYVLGPLVTDIAPGYDHITCAIGGAIAGAAGADFLCYVTPSEHLALPEIEDVRVGVVASRIAAHAADVAKGVPGAMDKDIAMARARKKLDWDGQFAQALDPDRAREYRANSPVSDHGACTMCGAFCAYKVMDEALKK